In a genomic window of Nocardiopsis mwathae:
- a CDS encoding arginase family protein — protein MTWQRDVDLVVPLWQGGDDVRTAAGASALARLIPPNGNRLHVAVTDGPRTTIDGIRSLDAIHGTLTRLRDRLTRRDPQRTLTLGGDCLSDLVAIQHLATRHPDMTLYWVDAHPDLNTPATSPSQRAHGMVLRTLLGDGHPRLTGANGAALPTPAVTLVGARDLDPPETRYIRHHGIAWVDTVELLADPTRVTAPRPAGTPAYIHLDIDVCDPFDLPAVAVPTPDGPRAGTVAEALAAITAHHDVVGIGICEYAPVIEHDEARLATLLAALDLTG, from the coding sequence ATGACCTGGCAGCGCGACGTCGATCTGGTGGTTCCGTTGTGGCAGGGCGGCGACGACGTCCGCACCGCCGCAGGCGCATCCGCCCTCGCCCGCCTCATCCCCCCCAACGGCAACCGCCTCCACGTCGCCGTCACCGACGGCCCCCGCACCACCATCGACGGCATCCGCAGCCTCGACGCCATCCACGGCACCCTCACCCGCCTGCGCGACCGCCTCACCCGCCGCGACCCCCAACGCACCCTCACCCTCGGCGGCGACTGCCTCTCCGACCTCGTCGCCATCCAGCACCTCGCCACCCGCCACCCCGACATGACCCTCTACTGGGTCGACGCCCACCCCGACCTCAACACCCCCGCCACCTCCCCCAGCCAGCGCGCCCACGGCATGGTCCTGCGCACCCTCCTCGGCGACGGCCACCCCCGCCTCACCGGAGCCAACGGCGCCGCCCTCCCCACCCCCGCCGTCACCCTCGTCGGCGCCCGCGACCTCGACCCACCCGAAACCCGCTATATCCGCCACCACGGCATCGCCTGGGTCGACACCGTCGAACTCCTCGCCGACCCCACCCGCGTCACCGCCCCCAGACCAGCCGGCACCCCCGCCTACATCCACCTCGACATCGACGTCTGCGACCCCTTCGACCTCCCCGCCGTCGCCGTCCCCACTCCCGACGGTCCCCGCGCCGGCACCGTCGCCGAGGCCCTGGCCGCCATCACCGCGCACCACGACGTCGTCGGCATCGGCATCTGCGAGTACGCCCCCGTCATCGAACACGACGAGGCCCGCCTGGCCACCCTCCTGGCCGCCCTCGACCTCACCGGCTGA